AACAGCGGCTAAAATGTACCGGCTCGGAATATTTACCGGGAAGGAGTTGAAATCCAGGTCCCTTGAATTTTTAACGGAACACTTTAAAAATTCCGGGCAACATTATTACAGGATCGTACGTGGATTGCACAACAGTAAAGTAAAACCAAATCGCACTCAAAAATCAGTCGCGGCTGAACATACATTTGTTAAGAACCTTACATCTGAAATTTACATGATGGAACGGCTTGAAGATATCTCAAAGGAACTGGAGAAAAGATTGATAAAGTCGAAAGTTGCGGGAAAGACTATCACACTCAAAATTAAATACAGTGATTTTTCGGTACAGACACGGAGCAAAACCTTAGCTTACTTTGTAAAGGAAAGCACGGTTCTTTTAGATACTGTAAGTGAATTGCTGTACCAGGAAAAGGTCAAGGATTCCGTACGGCTTCTTGGTATTTCGGTTTCAAATCTTAATAACAGGAAAACTTCCGATGGTAAAGTGATGGACATTCAGCTAAAATTTGAATTTTAAATAAAAAAAAGTGTGTATCAAGTTTCCCTGATACACACTTTTAATTGAAAAGCAATTGTTTAGTCTAGCTGTGGACCAGCGGCAACTAATGATTTTCCTTCTTCATTATCTGTATATTTCTCGAAGTTTTTCGCGAAAAGACCAGCTAATTTTTTAGCTCTTTTGTCCCATTCTGCAGGATCTTCGTAAGTGTCTCTAGGATCTAAGATTTCATCATGTACATCTTCTAAAGAAGTAGGAACTTCTAAATTAAAGACAGGAATAATTTTAGTTTCAGCTTTATCAACCGAACCGTCTAAAATTCTATCGATAATTCCTCTTGTATCCTGGATAGAAATTCGTTTTCCAGTTCCATTCCAACCTGTGTTTACAAGATAAGCCTCTGCTCCGTGCTCTTCCATTTTCTTAACGAGTTCTTCACCGTATTTTGTTGGGTGTAAAGTCAAGAAGGCTTCACCGAAACAAGCTGAGAATGTTGGAGTAGGTTCATTAACTCCTCTTTCTGTACCGGCTAGTTTAGCTGTAAATCCTGATAGGAAATGGTATTTAGTTTGTTCTGGAGTCAACTTGGATACCGGAGGCATTACACCGAAAGCATCCGCAGTTAAGAATATAACTTTATTAGCATGACCTGCTTTAGAAACTGGTTTTACAATGTTATCAATATGGTAAATAGGGTATGTAACTCTTGTGTTCTGAGTCACTGATCCATCAGTGAAATCAATTTTTCCGTTTTCATCAACTGTTACATTCTCAAGTAATGCATCTCTTTTGATGGCGTTGTAAATATCTGGTTCAGCCTCCTGACACAGGTCAATAGTTTTTGCGTAACATCCACCTTCAAAGTTGAAAACACCTTCATCATCCCATCCATGCTCATCATCACCAATTAATGCTCTGTTTGGATCTGTGGAAAGGGTAGTTTTACCTGTTCCTGATAATCCAAAGAAAATAGCTGTTTTACCATCTTTTCCAACGTTTGCTGAACAGTGCATTGAAGAAATTCCTCGTTGAGGTAAGAAATAGTTCATCATGGCGAACATTCCTTTTTTCATTTCACCACCATACCAGGTTCCACCAATTATTTGCATTTGCTCTGTTAGATTAAACATCGTAAATACTTCAGAATTTAAACCATGTTTTTTCCAATTATCATTTTGAGTTTCAGAACCATTCATAACCACGAAATCTGGTTCTCCAAATGTTTCTAATTCTTCGGAAGTAGGTCTGATAAACATATTTGTAACAAAATGCGCCTGCCATGGAACTTCTACAATAAATCTAATTTTTAATCTTGTGTCCTCATTGGCACCGCAAAAAGCATCAACTACATATAATTTTTTACCTGATAATTCCTCAAGAACTAATTGTTTCAATTCATCCCAAACCGCTTGAGTTGTGGGTTTGTTGTCATTTGGTGCTTTATCAGAGGTCCACCACAAAGTATCTTTAGTTACATCATCCTTAACTATAAACTTATCCTTAGGTGAACGACCTGTAAATTTACCTGTCATTACATTTAAGGCACCTAATTCGGTTTTGTAAGCTTTTTCATATCCTTCTAAATTCGGATCCAATTCATACTCATATAATTCATCGTATGACGGGTTGTAAATGATTTCTTTTGGATTTTTAATTCCTATTTCTTCTAAAGACGTAATTACTGATTTTGTTAGAACTTCCATAAGTCAAAATTTAAGTGTTAATTGTTTCTGATTTCTAGAGCAAATTTACGCACAATCATAACCTCGTTTTTATGACTTTTATCAGTATACAGGTGTATATTTACGATAACGTTTTCGCCAGACGGGGTAAAATTTTGCTTTCTAAAGGTAATAAGAATATCAATGGGGGACAATGCAGATTATCAACGAGTTGTAAACAAATTATGTTTAATCATATTCTATTCAACTTGTTAAATACTTAGAGATTCAATAAAGAATAAAGCGAATTCAATGAAGATAAATTGCAATATGGTTAATACAATCAATTATCAGCATTTCCCTTGAAAAAACCTATTGCAGCTACGAACCAGCCGGATATGAATAACAGCCCCCCAAGAGGCGTTATGAACCAGATTTCTTTGGCCTCTATAAAACCGGTTGAAATAACAAACAAGGATCCGGAAAAAAATAATATTCCCAAAAAGAAAAAGGAACAAACAAACAATTTTGTTCCATCTTTTAAAAACGAATTATTGACCAGCAATATACCCAGGACATGGTACATCATATAGCGCACCCCGGTTTCGAAATTCAACAGGTTTTCGGGGTTTAATTTATCTTTAAGCGAGTGGGCGCCAAACGCACCCAGAGCGATTCCAAGAACCCCTAATAGCGCTGCAATACCGGAAATTTTAGAGACCATTTCATTGATAATTTAATGACTGCTAAGATAGGGATATATAGAATCTATAACAAGGAATGAAAAGTAACTATTCAGGCTAATTTTTTGTTTTATTCTAAGTTCTATTTCTTTTCATTTTAATTACATTTGAAGAAACAAGAATTTAACTATGAGACGAATTTTAATTGTTGGTGCCGGCAGGTCCTCTTCTGCATTGGTGAGGTATCTTTTGGAAAAATCAGATCAGGAGAATTTGCTTGTCATTATAGCAGATGTTTCTGTTGAAAATGCGAATAAACTTGCAGGTGGACACAAGAACAGCAAAGTCGTTAATTTGGATATTTTTGATGTTGAAAAAAGAAATGAGATCATTAAAGGATCTGATATTGTTATATCGATGCTTCCGGCAAGATTTCATTTAGAAGTAGCAAGGGACTGTCTTGCGTTTGGGAAAAACCTTGTCACCGCTTCTTATATTTCTAAAGATTTGAAGGCTATGCATGAAGAGGTGGTTAAAAAAGGACTGATTTTCATGAATGAAATTGGTTTGGATCCTGGAATTGATCATATGAGCGCAATGCAGGTGATTGACAGAATCAAAGATAAGGGGGGAAAGATGATCCTTTTTGAATCTTTTACAGGAGGTCTTGTAGCTCCGGAAAGTGATAATAACCTTTGGAACTATAAATTTACCTGGAATCCAAGAAATGTTGTAGTTGCAGGACAAGGGGGTATAGCAAAATTCATTCAGGAAGGGAAGTACAAATATATACCCTATCACAAACTGTTCAGAAGGACGGAATTCCTTTCTATTGAGGGTTTTGGTAAGTTCGAGGCACTGGCCAACAGAGATTCATTGAACTACAGGGAAATTTACGGATTACAAGATGCCTTAACCCTTTATCGAGGAACGATAAGAAGGGTAGGTTTTTCAAGGGCATGGAATATCTTTGTTCAATTGGGAATGACAGACGATAGCTATGTTATGGAAGGTTCAGAGAAGATGAGTTACCGGGAATTTACCAATTCCTTTCTGCCTTACAAGCCCCATGATTCGGTTGAGCTGAAGTTGAGACATTATCTTAAGATTGATCAGGACGATGTGATCTGGGAAAAATTACTTGAAATTGATATTTTCAATCCGGATAAAATTGTAGGGCTCAAAAATGCCACTCCTGCTCAGATACTGCAGAAAATACTTATGGATTCCTGGACCCTCAGCGAGGAAGATAAGGACATGATCGTTATGTATCACAAGTTTGGATTTGAACTAAATGGCGTTAAAAGGCAGATTGAGTCCAACATGGTAGTCCTTGGAGAGGACCAGACGTATACCGCAATGGCTAAAACAGTAGGGTTACCTGTTGCTATGGCAACACTGGATATTTTAAACGGGAAAATTAAGAATCCAGGCGTACAGCTGCCCATTGCTAAAGAGGTTTACGATCCTATTCTTGAGGAACTCCAAGATTACGGAATTACTTTCAACGAAAAAGAGGTTGAATATCTGGGGTATAACCCTCATAATCTAGGGGCGTAACAACTATTTTACGCAGATTTCCTGGGTTTACATTTCCAGGTAAAAATCTTTTACGAGCTCCTTGTAGTCTTCTGTGTATTGATGACGTGCGACTTCAATTGCCAATTCGTTGATCTCTTTATTTTTCAATTGTTTTGAGAACTGGATCAGGCTTCTTTTTAAAGGACTGCTGATATTTCCGCGGACTCTTGTTATGCGAATCGGATTCAATTGAAAAGTCTCTGCAAGCTTTAAAAATACGTCTTCTTCTTTAAAGGGAATGATGAAGGCACATTGACCATTGCTTTTTAATAATTTTGAAGTTGATTTTAGCAGGATTTGAAAATTTAGCTCATGGGTATGTCTCGCCAGAGCTCTTTTGGGGTTTAGTTCTTTAAACGTATCCGTGTAATAGGGTGGATTGCATATTATAAGATCATATTGATCATCAATTTCCTCCACAAAATCCTGTAATGAAGCATGATAACAAAAAAGTCGATCTGCCCAGGCGCTGTCCTCAAAATTTTCAACGGCCTGTTCATAGGCCGCGTCTTCTATTTCCAGGGCATCAATAAGTTCGGCATTACTTCTCTGGGCCATTTGCATGGCCAACAGGCCGGTACCGGTACCAATATCCAAAATCGATTCAATATTTTCAGGGATATGTACCCAGCCCCCTAAAAGGACTCCGTCTGTGCCTATTTTCATAGCGCATTTATCCTGTTTTACACTGAATTCTTTAAAATGGAAGGGTTTGTCTGACATGCTTATTTTAAGAACGGTTCATATCAATTAGTCCTTCAGGTGTGCTGATAAGGATCTTTTTATTTTTCCGGTCTATTTTTTTGATAAAGTCATCTACTATGGGGATCAGGATTTCCTCATTATCATTTTTTACAACAAACAAAAGTTGTGCGGAAGCATCATTTATGGAGTCAATAATTCCTATTTTCCCATATGATACATCTTCTATGACAAAGCCTTCAACCTCGTGAAAATAAAACTGGTTCCCTTTAAGCTCAGGAAGCAGGTCAAGCGGTAAATAAACATCTCTTTTCAACAAGTATTCGGCTTCTTCTTCTGTATCAATATCTTCAAAACGAATACGGATATGATTTCCTTTTTGAATAAGGCTATTTTCAATAAAGTAAGGGACAAGGGTTTTACCCATATCAATAAAAACTGCATTGAGATTTTCATATATCTCAGGTTCATCCGTATCCAGCCTCAAAATTAACTCACCCTTGAAGCTGTATTTTTTTACAATCTTTCCCAGATAAAAACAATCCTCTTTTTTCATATTTGATTCTTGATCAATTCAAAAATAAAACAAAAAAACCTGATAAATCAATATCAGGTTTTCTTAAAATCGTTAGGATAACGCCTTATTTTTCCTCTTCTTTTGCCTGCTCAGCAACTTCGTCGATTGTTTTTGGGGCTTCATCTTCAACAGTTTCTTCAGCCTTGGCAGCTGCCTCAGCTGCGGCTTTAGCATCAGCTTCAGCTTTGATAGCCTCATTTTCAGCTTCTTCTGCTGCTGCTTTTCGGCTTTGATTTATTTCTTTTTCCGCTGAAAGTTTTTTCGCTTTTTCATCTTCTTTTGCTTTAGCGATCTTTCCTTCTTTTTCAGAAACTTTAGAAGCTTTCTCCTCTAACCAAGCCTGAAATTTTGCTTCAGCCTGTTCTTCTGTTAAAGCTCCTTTTTTAACCCCACCCGCAAGGTGATTTTTTAACAAGGCACCCTTGTATGACAAGATTGCTCTGGCAGTGTCTGTAGGTTGAGCCCCATTCTGAAGCCATTTAACAGCACCATCAATATCTAAATCGATTGTTGCAGGGTTTGTGTTCGGGTTGTAAGTCCCCAGTTTTTCCAAAGACCTTCCATCTCTTTTTGAGCGAGCATCTGCTGCTACGATCCAATAAAATGGTTTTCCTTTTCTACCGTGTCTTTGAAGTCTGATTTTTACTGACATAATTGTTTAAATTTTTAGGTACTCGACCTAGGTTATTAATATAAAATAGTTCCACTTTCTCAAAAGTAGGGCGCAAAAATACTAAATTTTATTGATTCTCAATTAAAATATAGCAGATAGTTGATTAATAACCCTGATGTTGATAACTATTCCCTTCACCCGTTGCAAGTAAAAAGATGAAATGGCTATTTTTATCACTTTCAAATTCTTCTTAAAGAGCAGCCCATATGTATCTTATATTTGACACTGAAACCACTGGTTTACCAAAGAACTGGAATGCCCCTGTCACTGATGTGGACAACTGGCCAAGATGTGTTCAGATAGCCTGGCAATTGCATGATGAAATGGGAAGGATGGTATCTCATGAAGATTACCTTATTATACCTCAGAATTATACGATACCTTATGATGCTGAGCAGATTCACGGTATTTCAACGGATCTTGCCAGAGAAAGAGGAAGACCTTTAACAGAGGTTCTGGAATTATTCAACCAGGCACTTTCGAAATCCAGATTTGTTGTGGGTCAGAATTTGAATTTTGACCTAAATATTATGGGTTGTGAGTATCACAGGCTGGGCATGGAAACAAATCTAAATTCGATCCCTGTCCTGGATACCTGTACCGAG
This DNA window, taken from Lutimonas zeaxanthinifaciens, encodes the following:
- the pckA gene encoding phosphoenolpyruvate carboxykinase (ATP), whose product is MEVLTKSVITSLEEIGIKNPKEIIYNPSYDELYEYELDPNLEGYEKAYKTELGALNVMTGKFTGRSPKDKFIVKDDVTKDTLWWTSDKAPNDNKPTTQAVWDELKQLVLEELSGKKLYVVDAFCGANEDTRLKIRFIVEVPWQAHFVTNMFIRPTSEELETFGEPDFVVMNGSETQNDNWKKHGLNSEVFTMFNLTEQMQIIGGTWYGGEMKKGMFAMMNYFLPQRGISSMHCSANVGKDGKTAIFFGLSGTGKTTLSTDPNRALIGDDEHGWDDEGVFNFEGGCYAKTIDLCQEAEPDIYNAIKRDALLENVTVDENGKIDFTDGSVTQNTRVTYPIYHIDNIVKPVSKAGHANKVIFLTADAFGVMPPVSKLTPEQTKYHFLSGFTAKLAGTERGVNEPTPTFSACFGEAFLTLHPTKYGEELVKKMEEHGAEAYLVNTGWNGTGKRISIQDTRGIIDRILDGSVDKAETKIIPVFNLEVPTSLEDVHDEILDPRDTYEDPAEWDKRAKKLAGLFAKNFEKYTDNEEGKSLVAAGPQLD
- a CDS encoding DUF423 domain-containing protein is translated as MVSKISGIAALLGVLGIALGAFGAHSLKDKLNPENLLNFETGVRYMMYHVLGILLVNNSFLKDGTKLFVCSFFFLGILFFSGSLFVISTGFIEAKEIWFITPLGGLLFISGWFVAAIGFFKGNADN
- a CDS encoding saccharopine dehydrogenase family protein, whose translation is MRRILIVGAGRSSSALVRYLLEKSDQENLLVIIADVSVENANKLAGGHKNSKVVNLDIFDVEKRNEIIKGSDIVISMLPARFHLEVARDCLAFGKNLVTASYISKDLKAMHEEVVKKGLIFMNEIGLDPGIDHMSAMQVIDRIKDKGGKMILFESFTGGLVAPESDNNLWNYKFTWNPRNVVVAGQGGIAKFIQEGKYKYIPYHKLFRRTEFLSIEGFGKFEALANRDSLNYREIYGLQDALTLYRGTIRRVGFSRAWNIFVQLGMTDDSYVMEGSEKMSYREFTNSFLPYKPHDSVELKLRHYLKIDQDDVIWEKLLEIDIFNPDKIVGLKNATPAQILQKILMDSWTLSEEDKDMIVMYHKFGFELNGVKRQIESNMVVLGEDQTYTAMAKTVGLPVAMATLDILNGKIKNPGVQLPIAKEVYDPILEELQDYGITFNEKEVEYLGYNPHNLGA
- a CDS encoding tRNA1(Val) (adenine(37)-N6)-methyltransferase, encoding MKIGTDGVLLGGWVHIPENIESILDIGTGTGLLAMQMAQRSNAELIDALEIEDAAYEQAVENFEDSAWADRLFCYHASLQDFVEEIDDQYDLIICNPPYYTDTFKELNPKRALARHTHELNFQILLKSTSKLLKSNGQCAFIIPFKEEDVFLKLAETFQLNPIRITRVRGNISSPLKRSLIQFSKQLKNKEINELAIEVARHQYTEDYKELVKDFYLEM
- the rimM gene encoding ribosome maturation factor RimM (Essential for efficient processing of 16S rRNA) translates to MKKEDCFYLGKIVKKYSFKGELILRLDTDEPEIYENLNAVFIDMGKTLVPYFIENSLIQKGNHIRIRFEDIDTEEEAEYLLKRDVYLPLDLLPELKGNQFYFHEVEGFVIEDVSYGKIGIIDSINDASAQLLFVVKNDNEEILIPIVDDFIKKIDRKNKKILISTPEGLIDMNRS
- a CDS encoding 30S ribosomal protein S16, whose protein sequence is MSVKIRLQRHGRKGKPFYWIVAADARSKRDGRSLEKLGTYNPNTNPATIDLDIDGAVKWLQNGAQPTDTARAILSYKGALLKNHLAGGVKKGALTEEQAEAKFQAWLEEKASKVSEKEGKIAKAKEDEKAKKLSAEKEINQSRKAAAEEAENEAIKAEADAKAAAEAAAKAEETVEDEAPKTIDEVAEQAKEEEK